The following proteins come from a genomic window of Edaphobacter sp. 4G125:
- a CDS encoding phage terminase large subunit family protein — protein MIWDVAGVLKLGEEIQSSPERMITAIEAHMKVRNRNGKVIPLKANTVQRTFEQKKERRNIVLKARQMGITTWVAARMFMKTITTSGTLTVQVAQTREAAEGIFRMVQRFWEHLPKDAREGPLRRSRANVGQMCFPELDSEFRILSADATGAGRGLSIQNLHLSEVSRWPGDAQETLAGLRAALSPSGEMVIESTPNGAYGCFYNEWNRAEANGTRRHFFPWWMEEVYVSDPVTDFTDEEKVLVLAHGLKDEQIGFRRALEASYQGLRSQEFAEDAVSCFRATGDCYFEVGPIEKRIELAPKPLEIRRGGALHIWLPPQSDRRYIVAADTAGGGSEGDFAAVQVVEISTGLQCAELQQRLGPLELAQAVASLAREYNNAQIAVERNNHGAAVLAYLSTVEHYANVYEMDGVAGWLTTAGNKPNMIAQLGSLLVDSPWRFMSRRLLEECRTFVRMANGRTGAANGAHDDCVMAMAIAQSVRAEMLR, from the coding sequence ATGATCTGGGATGTAGCAGGAGTCTTGAAGCTGGGCGAGGAGATCCAGTCCAGCCCGGAGAGGATGATTACCGCGATTGAAGCACATATGAAGGTGCGCAACCGCAATGGCAAGGTAATTCCGCTGAAGGCCAACACGGTGCAACGCACATTCGAGCAGAAGAAAGAACGACGAAACATTGTGCTGAAGGCGCGGCAGATGGGCATCACCACCTGGGTGGCAGCGCGAATGTTTATGAAGACGATCACAACAAGCGGCACGCTGACTGTGCAGGTGGCGCAGACCCGCGAAGCTGCCGAGGGAATCTTCCGTATGGTGCAGCGTTTCTGGGAGCATCTGCCCAAGGATGCACGCGAAGGTCCGCTGCGCCGTAGTCGTGCCAATGTCGGGCAGATGTGCTTTCCCGAACTCGACAGCGAGTTTCGTATTCTGAGCGCGGACGCGACCGGAGCAGGCCGTGGACTCTCGATCCAGAACCTGCACCTGAGCGAGGTAAGCCGCTGGCCCGGCGATGCGCAGGAGACTCTGGCCGGGCTGCGCGCTGCGCTCTCCCCGAGTGGTGAGATGGTGATCGAGTCCACTCCAAATGGTGCCTATGGCTGCTTCTACAACGAGTGGAATCGCGCCGAGGCCAACGGGACCAGGCGTCACTTCTTTCCCTGGTGGATGGAGGAGGTCTATGTATCCGATCCGGTTACAGACTTCACCGATGAGGAGAAGGTGCTAGTGCTGGCGCATGGATTGAAGGACGAACAAATCGGCTTCCGTCGCGCGCTCGAGGCCAGCTATCAGGGGCTGCGTTCGCAGGAATTCGCGGAAGATGCTGTAAGTTGCTTTCGTGCAACAGGTGATTGCTATTTCGAAGTAGGGCCGATTGAGAAGCGGATTGAGCTGGCTCCGAAGCCACTGGAAATACGTCGCGGCGGTGCTCTCCATATCTGGCTGCCTCCCCAGAGCGATCGTCGTTATATCGTTGCTGCGGATACGGCGGGAGGGGGATCGGAAGGGGACTTCGCTGCTGTACAAGTGGTCGAGATTAGCACAGGGCTGCAATGCGCGGAGTTGCAGCAGCGGCTCGGCCCGCTGGAACTGGCACAAGCCGTGGCCTCATTGGCTCGGGAGTACAACAACGCGCAGATCGCTGTGGAGCGCAATAACCACGGAGCGGCCGTGCTGGCCTATCTAAGCACCGTTGAGCACTATGCGAATGTATATGAGATGGATGGTGTAGCAGGATGGCTGACGACGGCAGGCAATAAGCCGAACATGATCGCGCAGCTCGGATCGCTGCTGGTCGACTCGCCCTGGCGGTTCATGAGTCGCCGTCTGCTCGAGGAGTGCAGGACGTTTGTTCGGATGGCGAATGGCCGCACCGGTGCGGCAAATGGAGCGCACGACGATTGCGTGATGGCTATGGCAATTGCGCAGTCCGTAAGAGCAGAGATGCTCAGGTAG
- a CDS encoding phage portal protein, protein MRIRETVKDIWQKVASVDAAEINASQGDRKTKALPAILSPYQGARVGQNALPKPTPANLRRFAETPVVRRAINVVKDKVASMDWQVRIRRGYKMSDVANAKERLLILRSGLEEPNVSDSFRVLWEQVIEDLLVGGFGAVEMETTGDPERPFHLWAVDGATIQIDTRWDGDPARPRYAQATGRLGTDALIPLRDDELMYVRLNPRTHTPFGLGRLEVAFETVNQFLSANRYAGRLASNSVVQYALWLNEVTPEQHDRLIRWWQDEIEGTGRVPVLSSKNKPEVLRFAGGTDADLRLQWQEMLIRLIANAFELPPMLLGVPGDVNRSTAAELANEAFQSAVVPVAKLVAEHITRDLVSKKLGWREFEFCFNELEGRDEASEAAIQKTLIETGVMTVDEVRAMRGLPPLTQANEGGRL, encoded by the coding sequence ATGAGAATTCGAGAGACAGTAAAGGATATCTGGCAAAAGGTTGCGAGCGTCGATGCCGCTGAGATCAATGCCAGCCAGGGAGACAGAAAGACCAAGGCGCTGCCTGCGATTCTCTCCCCATATCAGGGAGCGCGCGTTGGGCAGAATGCGTTGCCTAAGCCGACCCCGGCGAATCTTCGCCGGTTTGCCGAGACACCCGTGGTGCGTCGCGCCATCAATGTGGTGAAGGATAAAGTCGCCAGTATGGACTGGCAGGTTCGTATCCGTCGCGGTTACAAGATGAGTGATGTGGCGAACGCTAAGGAGCGGCTGCTGATTCTGCGGAGCGGTCTCGAAGAACCAAACGTCTCCGACAGCTTCCGCGTGCTGTGGGAGCAGGTGATCGAAGACCTGCTGGTCGGTGGATTCGGTGCGGTGGAGATGGAAACCACTGGCGATCCGGAGCGGCCTTTTCATCTGTGGGCCGTTGATGGCGCGACCATCCAGATCGATACGCGCTGGGATGGTGATCCTGCACGCCCTCGTTATGCGCAGGCGACGGGAAGATTGGGCACCGATGCGCTGATTCCGTTGCGTGATGACGAGCTGATGTATGTGCGGCTGAATCCGCGCACACATACGCCGTTCGGTCTAGGCCGGCTGGAGGTGGCCTTCGAGACGGTGAACCAGTTTCTGAGTGCGAATCGCTATGCGGGGCGGCTGGCTTCGAACTCCGTGGTGCAATATGCGCTGTGGCTGAACGAGGTGACTCCCGAGCAGCATGACCGGCTGATTCGCTGGTGGCAGGACGAGATTGAAGGCACTGGCCGCGTCCCGGTACTGAGCAGCAAAAACAAGCCCGAGGTGCTGCGCTTTGCGGGAGGTACGGACGCGGATCTTCGGCTTCAGTGGCAGGAGATGTTGATCCGTCTGATCGCGAATGCATTTGAGCTTCCGCCGATGCTGCTGGGTGTTCCCGGCGATGTGAACCGTTCTACGGCAGCAGAGCTGGCGAACGAGGCCTTTCAGAGCGCGGTGGTTCCAGTAGCGAAGCTGGTTGCCGAGCACATCACGCGCGACCTGGTCAGCAAGAAGCTGGGCTGGCGCGAGTTCGAGTTCTGTTTCAACGAGCTGGAGGGGCGTGACGAGGCGAGCGAGGCGGCGATCCAGAAGACGCTGATCGAAACGGGAGTCATGACTGTGGATGAAGTGCGGGCCATGCGCGGGCTTCCGCCGCTTACGCAGGCCAACGAGGGAGGACGTCTGTGA
- a CDS encoding DUF3037 domain-containing protein, whose translation MPDRIQCEFFLIRYVPDVVKGEFTNIGVVLREVNSPASREPNTVVRFTRDWSRVRCMDADADVGLLESLESEIAERLLLGAADTKPVMQLLEDALSNSVQITEARASLAVNMTAELEQLMRMYVEPLKVKQERRKSGRAAIAEVMRDEFERARVWGLMRKRIAASTYTRPGDPMKIDCGYRAVQGGLIRMFQAVSLEGDVEAAKSLAWSAPQLREGVERVENARLELTAVVEAVKKGKEEEVESAERYRFGVEAMEREQIRVVTLSDLARVAETARLELRV comes from the coding sequence ATGCCTGATCGTATTCAATGCGAATTCTTCCTCATCCGGTACGTGCCGGATGTGGTGAAGGGCGAGTTCACCAACATCGGCGTGGTGCTGCGTGAAGTGAATTCTCCTGCAAGTCGTGAGCCGAATACCGTGGTGCGCTTTACGCGTGACTGGAGCCGCGTGCGCTGCATGGATGCTGACGCAGATGTCGGGTTGCTGGAGTCGCTGGAGAGCGAGATTGCCGAGCGCCTGCTGCTGGGCGCTGCGGATACCAAACCAGTGATGCAACTGCTTGAAGACGCGCTTTCGAACTCCGTGCAGATCACAGAAGCGCGGGCCTCGCTGGCTGTGAACATGACTGCCGAGCTTGAGCAATTGATGCGGATGTATGTCGAGCCCCTGAAGGTGAAGCAGGAACGCAGGAAATCAGGCAGAGCAGCCATTGCAGAAGTGATGCGCGACGAGTTTGAGCGTGCGAGAGTATGGGGATTGATGCGCAAGCGGATCGCGGCTTCGACTTATACACGGCCTGGTGATCCGATGAAGATCGATTGTGGATATCGCGCCGTGCAGGGCGGGTTGATCCGAATGTTCCAGGCAGTGTCGCTTGAAGGCGATGTCGAAGCAGCCAAGAGTCTGGCGTGGTCGGCGCCCCAGCTTCGCGAAGGAGTAGAGCGCGTGGAGAACGCACGCCTGGAGCTGACCGCAGTGGTTGAAGCGGTCAAAAAGGGTAAGGAAGAAGAGGTTGAATCAGCAGAACGCTATCGCTTCGGCGTAGAGGCGATGGAGCGCGAGCAGATTCGAGTGGTTACGTTGAGCGATCTGGCTCGCGTGGCCGAGACCGCAAGGTTGGAGTTGAGAGTGTAA
- a CDS encoding helix-turn-helix domain-containing protein: MHHVAIDDYVLDVLLPDLTGHDHSPAAFLVYVILWTRLYRSEQRSVAISLQQFVESTGLSKTAVQRSLQLLKRRKLISITKSNRTAVPRYTLMRHWLKRRSR; the protein is encoded by the coding sequence ATGCACCATGTTGCCATCGATGACTACGTGCTTGATGTTCTGTTGCCAGACCTTACTGGACACGATCACTCCCCAGCGGCCTTTCTCGTCTACGTCATCCTCTGGACAAGGCTTTACCGCTCCGAGCAGCGAAGCGTTGCGATCAGCCTGCAGCAGTTTGTCGAATCCACCGGATTGTCGAAGACGGCGGTGCAGCGATCGCTCCAGTTGTTGAAACGCCGCAAACTGATCTCCATTACTAAATCCAACCGCACCGCCGTGCCTCGTTATACGCTGATGCGCCACTGGTTAAAGCGGCGCAGTCGATAG
- a CDS encoding HipA domain-containing protein codes for MAIQAVQAIRRMRGGAQSQLMLGSDSKLWVVKFQNNPQHRRVLANEFIVTRLAAAAGLTVPDCDVVEVTEWLVANTPEMTVELPRGLRERYSPGLQFGSQFVGGLMPGQVVDYLPDPQLDEVKNLREFAGMLCIDKWTGNCNGRQAVFERRPRERRYRASFIDQGFCFNAGEWSFPDSPLRGVYQRNRVYAGVTGWQSFEPWLSKIEAMEADTLWRIAEQVPPEWYGGDTLVLERLMEQLLMRRSRVRELITSFRDSNREPFPMWNQTAKVVVSQQFATVANERGWVM; via the coding sequence TTGGCGATTCAGGCAGTACAGGCAATCCGAAGAATGCGCGGGGGGGCACAGAGCCAGCTTATGCTGGGCTCGGACAGCAAGCTGTGGGTGGTGAAGTTCCAGAACAACCCACAGCACCGCCGTGTGCTGGCGAACGAGTTCATCGTCACGCGCTTGGCTGCCGCCGCAGGGCTTACTGTTCCGGACTGCGATGTGGTCGAGGTGACGGAGTGGCTGGTCGCGAACACTCCGGAGATGACGGTCGAGCTTCCTCGTGGACTGCGGGAACGATACAGTCCGGGGCTACAGTTCGGCTCACAGTTTGTCGGCGGATTGATGCCTGGACAGGTAGTTGACTATCTTCCAGATCCGCAGCTCGACGAGGTGAAGAACCTGCGCGAGTTCGCCGGGATGTTGTGCATCGATAAATGGACCGGCAATTGTAACGGCCGTCAGGCGGTCTTCGAGCGAAGGCCACGAGAGCGCAGATACCGCGCCAGCTTCATCGATCAGGGATTTTGCTTTAATGCGGGCGAGTGGAGCTTTCCCGATTCGCCGCTGCGCGGCGTCTACCAGCGCAATCGCGTCTATGCAGGTGTGACTGGATGGCAGAGCTTTGAGCCTTGGCTGAGCAAGATAGAAGCGATGGAGGCCGATACGCTGTGGAGGATTGCCGAGCAGGTTCCGCCAGAATGGTACGGCGGCGATACGTTAGTGCTGGAACGCCTGATGGAGCAACTGCTGATGCGTAGATCACGAGTGCGCGAGCTGATCACGTCGTTTCGCGATTCGAACCGTGAGCCTTTCCCGATGTGGAACCAGACCGCGAAGGTTGTGGTCTCTCAACAATTTGCTACGGTGGCAAATGAGAGAGGATGGGTGATGTAG